The proteins below are encoded in one region of Manis javanica isolate MJ-LG chromosome 8, MJ_LKY, whole genome shotgun sequence:
- the LOC140843089 gene encoding ribosomal biogenesis factor-like — protein sequence MARSKLRGQKSRNVFHIASQKTFKTKNKAKPVTTNLKKINIVNAEKVHRMNKAFIDIQKELAHFSKGLSLEPVQKQVISQQCPENEPVNVDEATRLMAQL from the coding sequence ATGGCCAGGAGCAAACTAAGAGGTCAGAAGTCAAGGAATGTATTTCACATAGCCAGCCAGAAAACCTTTAAgactaaaaacaaagcaaaaccagttACCACTAATCTTAAGAAGATAAACATTGTGAATGCTGAAAAAGTTCACAGAATGAATAAAGCTTTTATAGACATACAAAAGGAACTCGCACATTTCTCAAAAGGCCTTTCTCTTGAACCTGTGCAGAAGCAGGTGATTTCTCAGCAGTGTCCAGAAAACGAACCAGTTAATGTTGATGAAGCTACAAGATTAATGGCTCAGTTATAA